The following proteins come from a genomic window of bacterium:
- a CDS encoding RES family NAD+ phosphorylase has product MGLKIDWPTFRLIPSRDPPINVFDRVSNPEDFDALYEIEAMTNDRLRAEQNSLHLMPKEEWVFGNNASYIMAPFLHLNPEGSRFSDGSFGIYYCAKNLETALEETKFHRANFMRRTQEKAMHLEMRLIKARLKGKFHDIRNKNKVSPDVYDQESYGAGQKLGLKLKSEGSHGLLFKSVRDLVAKRNDCAAVFRPKLLSDPQIGGHFIYVWDGAQIASVYEKK; this is encoded by the coding sequence ATGGGCCTAAAAATCGATTGGCCGACCTTTCGATTGATCCCCTCCCGCGATCCCCCCATCAATGTTTTCGATAGGGTATCCAACCCCGAAGACTTCGACGCATTGTATGAAATTGAGGCGATGACCAATGATCGCCTGCGTGCGGAACAAAATTCGCTTCACTTGATGCCTAAGGAGGAGTGGGTTTTTGGCAACAATGCCAGTTACATCATGGCCCCTTTTCTCCATCTCAACCCGGAGGGAAGCCGATTTAGCGATGGTTCCTTTGGGATTTATTATTGCGCGAAAAACCTTGAAACCGCTCTCGAGGAGACCAAGTTCCATCGGGCAAATTTTATGAGGCGCACTCAAGAAAAAGCCATGCATCTTGAGATGAGATTAATTAAGGCCCGATTAAAAGGTAAATTTCACGATATTCGGAATAAGAACAAGGTTTCGCCAGATGTTTACGATCAAGAATCGTATGGAGCCGGGCAAAAATTAGGTCTTAAGCTTAAATCAGAAGGCAGCCATGGGTTATTATTTAAAAGCGTACGAGATTTAGTGGCAAAAAGAAATGATTGCGCCGCTGTTTTTAGACCTAAACTTTTATCCGATCCGCAAATTGGGGGCCATTTCATTTACGTTTGGGATGGAGCCCAAATCGCTTCGGTGTATGAAAAAAAATAA
- a CDS encoding MbcA/ParS/Xre antitoxin family protein, with translation MTGLAIEKQTMTDEKMAQSGLKAFFKIAEVWGLNPQQQKTILGIQAPSTFYKYKNLDVKKLPKDTLERISYILGIFKALQILLPDEKSSDAWVKKSNTAPLFGGRSALDRMLSGNVGDLYEVRKYLDAQRGGWA, from the coding sequence ATGACAGGCCTCGCCATCGAAAAACAGACAATGACCGATGAAAAGATGGCTCAGTCGGGTCTTAAGGCCTTTTTCAAAATTGCCGAAGTTTGGGGCTTGAATCCGCAGCAACAGAAAACAATTCTGGGCATTCAAGCTCCATCAACTTTTTATAAATACAAAAATTTGGATGTTAAAAAATTACCCAAGGATACCCTTGAGAGAATTTCCTATATTCTGGGTATTTTTAAGGCATTGCAGATTTTACTGCCCGATGAGAAATCCTCCGATGCTTGGGTAAAGAAATCAAACACCGCTCCACTTTTTGGCGGCCGCTCAGCCTTAGATCGTATGCTCTCCGGCAATGTGGGTGATCTCTATGAAGTTCGGAAATATCTTGATGCCCAGAGGGGCGGATGGGCCTAA
- a CDS encoding AraC family transcriptional regulator, with translation MNEMAVDLRTSDLDEIREAVEGLFCPFSLRPRAKKYEAQLHHRRLGELSFTNISYDQPIDIEVPPQLPAFLIQFPLRGTFQARTEGANHLISTELAHLIPPGKPLKLHCPVATDFLVIAMDPSEVAGSSKVPDTLALTGAGASLAHCLRFLQAEAFRLDTSPVGEKAAGHAKRMLGSLLLDLLHGDPYLTPPSPWYIKRAEEFMEANLDGDIGIQEISAGASIGIRTLYYGFQKAHGISPMAWLKQRRLDRVRAELLAAHPAETTVTDVALRWGFFHLGRLASDYRARFGELPSETLQRR, from the coding sequence ATGAACGAAATGGCTGTGGATCTTCGCACTTCCGACCTGGATGAGATCCGTGAGGCCGTGGAGGGTCTGTTCTGCCCCTTCTCCCTCCGTCCCCGGGCTAAGAAATACGAGGCCCAGCTTCATCACCGCCGCCTCGGCGAGCTGTCCTTCACCAACATCAGCTACGATCAGCCGATCGACATCGAAGTTCCTCCACAATTGCCGGCCTTTTTGATCCAGTTCCCGCTTCGCGGAACCTTCCAGGCGCGGACCGAGGGCGCTAACCACCTCATCTCGACCGAGCTCGCCCACCTCATCCCGCCGGGCAAGCCCTTGAAGTTGCATTGTCCGGTCGCCACCGACTTTCTGGTCATCGCCATGGATCCCTCCGAAGTGGCCGGCTCCTCCAAGGTGCCGGATACCCTGGCCCTCACCGGCGCCGGAGCCAGCCTGGCCCACTGCCTGCGCTTCCTCCAAGCCGAGGCCTTTCGCCTCGACACTTCGCCGGTCGGCGAAAAAGCCGCCGGCCATGCCAAGCGGATGCTCGGCTCGCTGCTGCTCGACCTGCTCCATGGCGATCCTTATTTGACTCCGCCCAGCCCCTGGTACATCAAGCGGGCCGAGGAATTCATGGAGGCCAACCTCGACGGCGACATCGGCATTCAGGAGATCTCCGCCGGCGCCTCGATCGGCATTAGGACCCTCTATTACGGTTTTCAGAAAGCCCATGGAATCTCGCCGATGGCCTGGTTAAAACAACGCCGTCTCGACCGGGTGCGGGCCGAATTATTGGCCGCACACCCTGCCGAGACGACGGTGACCGATGTGGCTTTGCGTTGGGGATTCTTTCACCTCGGCCGCTTGGCCTCCGACTATCGAGCTAGGTTCGGTGAGCTCCCGTCGGAGACCTTGCAGCGTCGGTGA
- a CDS encoding alpha/beta hydrolase, whose protein sequence is MIAAAMVFAGTALHPGSAEAVGSHCQKLTVPVNVAGVPDAHMYGELCTPIGSTPDTVQVLVHSTWYNLESWDPPQNQYSYVQAAVAKGYATFNLDRFGTGQSSTPPAHLVTIDVVEDTIHQLIVGLRNGSIGGHAYDKVVWVGASFGSAYGWVNGNNHPGDADAYVLTGILHITKPSFIQLVLPRSISACDDPVLRHRNLDCNYITNRLGTKGDIYYHMPTAAPGMVPHGVDDAVMRDVVSAFLLAESVAKLGGIPDFQNPVFVPMPVETDYARGIQVPTLIVIGDQDKIFCGAPDGIECTEQGIRDWESPYFTIVPDIIVIPDTGHEIALHTTAPAAYQQMLNWIDQKVGL, encoded by the coding sequence ATGATAGCGGCAGCCATGGTGTTCGCCGGCACGGCGCTCCATCCTGGATCGGCCGAGGCGGTGGGAAGCCACTGTCAAAAATTAACCGTTCCGGTCAACGTGGCCGGAGTTCCCGATGCCCATATGTATGGCGAGCTCTGCACGCCGATCGGGAGCACGCCCGACACGGTTCAGGTCCTGGTTCACAGCACCTGGTATAACCTGGAGTCTTGGGACCCGCCCCAGAACCAGTATTCCTACGTTCAAGCCGCGGTCGCCAAAGGCTATGCGACCTTCAACCTCGACCGCTTCGGCACCGGCCAAAGCAGCACGCCACCGGCCCATCTGGTGACGATCGACGTCGTCGAAGACACGATCCATCAGCTGATCGTCGGCTTGCGCAACGGCTCGATCGGCGGCCACGCCTATGACAAGGTCGTTTGGGTGGGAGCGTCCTTCGGGTCGGCCTATGGCTGGGTCAACGGCAACAACCATCCCGGCGACGCCGACGCCTACGTCCTGACCGGCATCCTGCACATCACCAAGCCCTCGTTCATCCAGCTGGTTCTGCCTCGTTCGATTTCGGCCTGCGACGATCCCGTGTTGCGGCATCGCAACTTGGACTGCAACTACATCACCAATCGCCTCGGAACCAAAGGCGACATCTATTACCACATGCCGACGGCGGCTCCGGGGATGGTGCCCCACGGGGTGGATGATGCTGTGATGCGGGACGTCGTATCGGCCTTCCTGCTGGCCGAAAGCGTCGCCAAGCTCGGCGGCATTCCCGACTTTCAGAATCCGGTGTTCGTCCCGATGCCGGTGGAGACCGACTATGCGCGGGGCATCCAAGTTCCGACCCTCATCGTGATCGGCGATCAAGACAAGATCTTCTGCGGAGCGCCCGACGGCATCGAATGCACCGAGCAGGGGATTCGCGACTGGGAATCGCCTTACTTCACGATCGTGCCGGACATCATCGTCATCCCCGACACCGGCCATGAGATCGCGCTCCACACGACGGCGCCGGCCGCTTATCAGCAGATGCTCAATTGGATCGATCAGAAGGTGGGTTTGTAG